The stretch of DNA CCGAAGCCCCTACGACCACGCCACGACACGCCTCGCCATATACTAGTGCTGCTTAAATCGCATGGCTGTCAGCTGCCCGACGGAGATTAGCCCGAGGTACCGACCACACGCCGAGTCCACTCGAGCGCATCTTTAACAACGACTTCATCCGCGCCTAATCGGAGTAGTATAGTATACTGACTGCCTGGTCTGGGCCGTGGCATGGTGTCACCTCTTCGGCCCAGATATTTCATGGCGTGCATCGCCGCGGCGTGGAGTAGACTTGCCAAGGCACGCAACCATAGCATGCATGATAaactaaactactccctccgttccgaaataattgtctttctagccatctcaaatggactacaacatacggatgtatgtagacatgttttagaatgtagattcactctttttgcttcgtatgtagtcacttgttgaaatcatcCACTAGCTAAGATCTTTCTAACGACAAGCCTGTTAATTAATCAGTGGATGCCATCAGCTGAGCGTGGTCACTAGCTAGATCACCAGTTTGCCCGCCAAAAAAAAGCCAGATCACCAGTTTGCCCGCCAAAAAAAGCTAGATCACCAGTTTGCCCGCCAAAAAACAAAGCTACTAGATCACCAGTTAACTATGCATGGCTCACATCAGTTTGCCAGCCGGTTGTAGCTTTTATTTTGGTTTCTTAGCTCTTTGTGAGCAGCTTTTGTTTGAGACTTTAAGATTATTGTTGAACCTTTTTACTTGCTAATaaaggtggccgtatgcatctttttgatgcagaggccggggatgtcctctttttaaaaaaacaaaaaaaatcaattgAGGTTTTCGTTTGAAGTTCTAATTTCGACTAAATGGTTGCTTTGCAATATATACAAGGCCCTTTTGTGTAAGTTGGTCCCCATGTGGCCATGTGGCAGCTGGATTAGGTGCATCAAGCCTATCTGCAGCACTAAAAAGGAAAGTGATCAGCACCCAAATGGACCAATCCGTCAGGATATGTCCAAGAAAAAAGCATGATAAAAGGAGGAACTAGACTGATAACCATACATGACCAAATAAAGAAGAAATATTTGTTCTTGAGAAGAACGATTTGAGAGCGGATAACATTTCTCAAGCAATAATTCAAGCAAGATTCCATCACCCATGACCCCATGCAGGAGAGAGAATATCATATATTTTTCTCTTCTTTTGGCCGGGAGAGAATGTCATGTCTCATCATACATATCTATTGTATTTTTCCGATCCAACCCCAAAGAGGATACATAGCAACACAAGGCAGTGTATGAGTTAGACTTCTAGAATGAGAATATTAAACTCTTTGGGTGGGACTAGGTTTTGTGGACATGGATCGCTCGATGAGTTTCTGCCACCAAAACCAACGGCTCGCGTTGATTCTGCCACAAACTACACACTCCGTATGCTTCCATGTCTTCTTGGGTCGTTTAACCCTGTCCGTTTATCAAAGCCGTATTATATTCTCCACACCAAATCAAGAAGCCTTGGGGCATCTCTACCACATACCTCATATCTTAGTTACCCATCCTATTTCTCATCCTTAGTTCCCCCTTTTTGTAATTATACTTTGGGTCAAGTACCCCATCCGTTAAAACTTAATTCACTAAACAAAAAATATTTCGCCGATTCATCATAAGTTTGCATACAAACTCCAATTGAACATATATTATTATTTAATTCAAAACTTGAGAATTCAAGTAGGCCCAATTCAAATATATATTAAAATTCATGTTTTTAcaccattcaaattcaaattaataaaTGGCCCAAACGAAATAAAGAGAACATCACATCTCATCATACATATCTATATATTTTCAATCCAACCCCAAATAGGATACATAGCAAACGAAGCAACCAAAAAGTAATCTGTGAGTTCTCCTTCCAGAATGAGAATAATAAACTCTCCGAGTGGGGCTAAGGTTTTGTGGACATGGATCGCTCGACTAGTTCGTGCCACCAAAACCAATGGCCCGCTTTGCCTCTCCCGTAGCCATTTGATTGTGCCACAAGCTACACATATGTTTTTATGTGTCCTTTAACCGTGGCCGCTTATCAAAGCCATATTATACTCTTCACATCACATCAAACAAGAGGCCTTAGAATACTCCAAGTGTCCCATGGTAACAACACCTGAGTGATAGGATTTGATCACAAGTGGTAATTACAAGTGCTATTTCTTTTTTACGATAGAATGGTTGTGACAAGAACGGATGTGAGAGTTGATAGGCTAGAGAAACATGAAGTATATGCCATGTCGTTGGCAAGTACGAGCTTCAACTATAGGAACATAGAATAGTGTTTTAGCGGTTGAGTTACCATCGTAGGGCCTGAACGGTGTGTCGAGTTCAAGCATTCTAACCAAATTTATCAACTTACatgatactcccttcgtccggaaatacttgtcatcaaaatgggtaaaagaagatgtatctagatatattttagttctaaatacatctttttttatctattttgatgacaaatattttcggacgaagggagtatatggtATGACAATACATCATGGGCCATAGATACTACATCCACCGTGTGGTTATACCTCAACTCAacatgaattaaattaaatcacAGTTTGAACCTTTAAAAAAAACACATTTTGAAGTATCATGTGTTGCGGTGGATTATATCTTTCACTAAGGTGACATTTTCGCTAATAGTTGATGATTTCGTCAATCTTGTAGCTCCCCCGCTCGACTCACATGTAGTTGTTGTGTGATTGTATCTGACTCTTTCAATAAGTGAAACTAAACTCATTAATGATGAACAAATGTGTGTCTACGCTGTACTCAAAACTTTGAATCTGCCATACAGACATGTGTGACACCCTAATTCATGTCCATTCGACGCAATGAGCGGGATGGGGAGGGGAGCGTAAGGAGctaggaggaagaaggagagatgATGGACGAGGAGCGATGGGGACTCGATGGCAATGACCACCGAGGCTAAAATGATAACCGACTAAGATAAGGTCAGCAAGCTACCACAGGGGGTGTAAAGAGCACACATTTGGTGTTCCCGGAGCAGCAGGGCCGCTGGATCTGCGATCCGAAGGGCAATTGTCTACGTTTCACAAGGTTACCAGAAAACATCCCATAAGTCCCATAATTGCGCGTATGTCCAGTGCTCCGACCCTGGCCCCCGGATTTATGATCCAATAGAACAGGACGACAGGCTACGTCCTAATCCCTACGGTAGAGGACTGATCAAATCCTGACCCTCCATCTCAGATCAAGCGGCTCCGTTGAGTTGCATTTATGGCGGCAACGGCACCGGCCGCCAGCTAGCCCCCATACTCTCTACCAGAATACTGCCCACTTGCATCGGCGGAAAATATCTGGGTGTACAACACGGCGGGGAACGTCAGCCACAAATAAGATCTAGCCCCACCCAACACCCCGACCCCCGCCGTCCACACACTCCCAAACGGAAAACCGCACGCTCCACATTCTTTTTCTCCACGGCCCGCCGATTCATCAATCGCACGGCCCCGGTGAGCAGGAGCAGGACTACGCTTCCCCGCTAGGAGCCACTGGTCTCCATCCCAGGCCAGGGGGCCTCTTTAAATATCCTCCACCCGACCTGCCTGCCGACTCCAAAGTCCGTCCAAACCCATCTCTCCCATCTCACCTCACCTCCTCCCCCACGCCGCGGTTTCCCGACCACCGCGCAGAGAACAGGTCTTCCGTCCTCCCTCTCCGACTCGCGGTCGCCGCTGGCTTCCTCCTTCCCGGAACGCGCGGGCCACGCTAGCTCCGGCGGGCTTGGTTTCATAGCCGCGAGCGATCCATCCACCCCCCGCCTAGAGGCTGCAGGCGGAGGACCGAGAAGAGAAAATTGTTGTTCGTAATGGCGGGCGACAGGTGCGAGGGCGCGATCGCGGGGTGCGAGCTGTGCGGGGGCGTCGCGGCGGTGCACTGCGCGGCGGACTCGGCGTTCCTCTGCGTGCCCTGCGACGCCAAGGTGCACGGCGCCAACTTCCTCGCCTCCAGGCACCTGCGCCGCCGCCTCGTCCACGCGGCCGCGGACGAGGACGCCGGATCCGCGGGCTCGGGCTCGGGCTCGGAGTCGTCCTCCAGCTCCTCCTGCGTGTCCACCGCCGACTCGTGCGCGGCCGCCTccgcggcgacgcgggcggcggggaggaggagggcCGGGTGCAAGCACCGGCGAGCGCGGGCGGAGGTCGTCCTCGAGGGGTGGGCCAAGCGGATGGGCCTCGCGGCGGGAACGGCACGCCGGCGGGCGGCCAGGGCCGCGGGCGCGCTCCGGGCGCTAGGCCGTGGCGTCTCCGCCTCCCGCGTCCCGCTCCGCGTCGCGATGGCCGCCGCGCTCTGGTCGGAGGTCGCCGGATCCGGCTGCGCGGAGGCCGCGCTGCTCCGCCGGCTGGAGGCAAGCTCGCACGTGCCGGCGAGGCTGGTGGTCACGGTGGCGTCGTGGATGGCGCGCACCGCGGTCagggcccccgcccccgcccccgccgaggAGGGCTGGGCCGAGTGCTCCTGAGCCACGGCCACGGCCCGGGCCCATCTCCCTCCCGATGACGAGCCGAACAAGGAAGGAAGCGAGCCCGAGATAGAATTACACGTAGAATGTAACATGTGAAGCAAAGTTCGTTTGTTTAATTTCCCCCGCCTTATTCTAAGCACGATTATACATATTGTTATTAATATTCCTTCATCATGAATTCATCATGGGGGCAAAAGATCTTCCCATCTTTATTATATTTTTTGTTTTGGGGGGGTGGAGGCAAAAAGATCTTGTGGTTAGGAAGCGCGAGACAAGGTCCACACCCGAATGGATGGGAGAGTTTGACTGCCTGTGCGTTATGATTAAATAGAGTAACTAAAGTTGATCTTGGTTAAGACTTATGTGGTCGAAGAATGTCGATGATACCTTCCGTGCTGGCCTCCGTTGGCTTCGCACGTCGTGTGCGTTCGATTGGTGGCTGTCGACGTTAATCTTTGCTAACCACAAATCGCCGCGGCGTACTTGCTCCAGGAGAGGGATCGAGCTCATGGTTCCGGCTGACCTCGTCGGTCGCTGTCTGTCTGTCTTCCCCCtcgcctcgccctcgccctcgccatcGGTTTTGAGTAAGTGCATGCACACACACCGTCCTCCCCGAGAGCGAGCGTGGACCTGGTACTCTGTAcgggtggtggtggagcttgccgtGAATATTTCGTTCGAGGAATGGATGGTCTGGACGGGCCATCTCCAGAAAACATGGAAATTGAATTGCAATTTACTACTCTTGTGTATTGCTGTACTCCCCTTAATTTTTCTTCAGGGAAAATGAATTTTATTTGGACGTGGAGTATTTGCTCCCGAGTTCAAATGCATCATGCTTAACAGTAAAAAAATGAGTATTTTTTTGATAAACTTTGACAAATATTTTGTATGCTCGCAAAGTTTCTGAATAAAATCACATCCAAAGAAGGCATGGCAAAAAAAATTTGATGCTCCAAAAAGAATAGTTTTAAAAAATATTTTGGACTAtcaatttttgtttttttgccacaaTTTTCGGGAATGTCATTTTGTGCTAAAATTTGTCAAGCATACAAAATATTTGTCAAAATTTAGCAAAAAAAACATAATTTCTTTTACTATTTTTTCAATTTTACTGTTCATCAAGGTGCATTTGAGCTCACAATCAGAATGAGACTTTCGATTTTATCTCATAATTAAAGCATCTGCTTTTGAGGCGTTCATAATTAGAGCATCTAACCAATCACAAAAATGTGACCCAATCGGGCTCCTCAAACTGACACTATACGTCTGGGTTGACCGGCGCCCCTCATATCCAGGATGGATACGAGGAGTCCTGTTgcatcccccccccccctcccaattTATCGGGCGAGCCATTTACCACTCCTCTCTCCTCCTTCGTCCATCGAGGCCAAGCTCCACCGCCATCCTAACACCTcagcgccaccaccgccgccgcaaaCCTTCTCCCCGACCGTCTCGCCGCCCTGGACACTGTTGTCGCCTCGAACACCGGTACGGTACGTCCAACTATTCTCGGACCGCACCTTGCCCTATGTGTTTGACAAATTGTCTGATCTATCTTTTGTGATTGTTTTGTAGGAAAGTGAACGATTCAGATGGCTCGTCGAATGAGGAGTATAAAAATATGTCTGAATAAGTTGAATTCTAATTTAAACTATTTTATTGAAAACTTCATGTCTGAATTTTAATATTTATCTTTAGTTATTTTGCGTGTTCCGAATATAGAAAAACAAAGACAAACATTCAGCGGATTGGATGATAGACCCACTTTCGTTGTCCGCATACATGTCCAAACGTGTCCATGAACATATTGTATGTTTGTTTTGACACACACCACTAGAGTCGCCCTAAGCATGCCGTTAGTCTTTCTACAGCAAGAGAAGGCCATACGCATTCGTTTTTCGTGTTTTGTCAAACACCCATGCATCCAAACGCAAGAGCATCTCCGACATTCTCCCTGCTCCAAAAAATGTATGTATAGGAAGAATTGAGTCAAAAAAACTGTCCCAACAAGTTTTACTACCCCTTCCTCCCCCCAAAATTGATCTCTCCTAAAAACATCCCATATCTCCTCAAATCTCCCATAATTTTCTAACCCATGTCACATCAACATGCCGCCGCCATAGCTACTACCCACCATACCGTCGTCCATCGTCACGCCCGCCACGCGACTCCCCGTCGTCGCCGCTCGCTGTTACGCCACACCACCGCTGCTTCGCCACCACCGACTCTGCCATGTCAACGGTCGCCATAGCTTCGCCGATGTCTTACGTGGACACATGAGAAAGAGAAAAGAAATTAGTCACTGTGCGACTCACGTGTTAGGGTAAAGTTTATGGAGAAGTTTACAAAGGAATTGCTACAGTCGCACACCTTTCATTCATACCCAATATTTTTATAGAAGATCTCCTGAACACACATATAAGGAGAGATTCTTAGAGATCTTAATCTTGTTATTTATGACCACTGTAATAGAGAGAGTAATCAGGTAGCTTATGAACTAGTTAGGTTAGCTACGTTCTCTCCTCCTAATGTGTGGATGGAGTCACCCCGGAGGCGGTGGTTTCTATGATTATAAACGATGTAAAAATTCTAATAAATGAATAAAGGAGGAGATAATTATTAAAAAAATTGCTCTAAAAGCCTAAGAGGCAAGCTATCGTTTGAGAAAAAACAACCGAGGCTGAAAGAGAGTCTCAAAAATAGGTCAGCCCACATAGTGTAGGCCTCTCTTTAGGGCTTGGTAAAAGGTTTCAGCCATGTGAAGCCCAGCCCGTTACATAAAAGGTACCCCGCCGAAGCCCAGGAACACGCCCCCCTTCCGTACCATCCCGACCAGGCGACCACCGCCTCCGCTCACCGTcgacgactccaactccaactcgaaACAAACCCCAAAGCCGACGCCGCCGCCTGCCCCCTGCCCCTTGCCCCCGCCGACCGCGCCGAAAACATGGACTCGCTTCTTGCCACCTACGCCTCTTCCGACGAAGACGCCGACGAGAGCATCCCCACACCCGCTCCCGCGACCCGCCGCAGCGAGGCCAGCGGAAAGCCCGCCGGCAGCATCTTCTCCGCGCTCCCGCAACCCAAGTCGGCGCCTATCTTCTCCTCACTCCCGGCGCCGAAATCCGCCCCGACCTTCTCCTCCATCCCGCCTCCCAAATCCTCCGCTTCCTCCGGAAACCCTAAGCGCGTCGTCCAGTTCCGCCCGCCGCCGATCCGCCAGACCACCGGGGTCAGCTCGGACGAGGAGGATGACGCCGAGAAGCGCCGTCCCAGCGCTAGCGAGGCGCCCCCGCCCCCGTCTGCTGGATCGGGGCCGGTGTCTTCGTTCCTCCCGGCGCCCAGGCACTCGCTTGGCTTCGGCTCCGGCGCGGCCAGGAGGTCGGCCGTAGACACCGCCGGGCCGGAGAGGTCAAATCTTGGTGCTGCTGGCCCCTCTAGCTCGGCTGTCAACAGAGGAGCGCCAGAAAGGTCCGATACTGGCCCTGCGGACGAGGACGATCCTGAGGAAAGCAGCGATGAGGACGGCATGCCtgctccggagcagcagcaagaacAACAGGATCTTGGTGCTGGAGCTGGAGACGTCCAACACCAGGGCTATGATGCTGGAGTTGGAAACGCTAATGGGTACGAAGGCTATGCATGGGATCCAAACTATTATGCATATTATGGTTTGGATCCGAATAGCAATTTGAATTATGGGGCTGAACCACAGTATGGAGCATATGGAGTAGAGCAAGGTGGTGGGTATGCAAATGGATATGGCGGGGAGCACAGTGGTGGATACGAGCATTCGACAGCGCCTCCATGTGGAGGGGAATATACTGGAGGTTACAGTGCTGAGGCTGTGGCAATGGCAGCGCCACCAATGCCGGAGCCGGCACTGCCACCAGAATTGGGCAGGATTGGAGTGAAGAGAGGTAGTAGGGATATGCCTATGGAGATTATAGAGGTGAATCAGGCAGAACTGGTCAAGAACCGTCCGAGGGAGGACAAATCCAAGCTCACGGGGATGGCCTTTGGTCCTAGTTACCAGGTACAGACAAATCATTCCTTGATAACTTGGCATCACCTTTGCTTAGCTCTTGCTACATTGTTATTGTGCTCAGTTCACTGTACTTTCTTTGGTTTTCTTTCACCTTATATAGCCACCACCATTACTACTATCTAGTCAATGTTAGAtaattgtgtttttattttgtcaagtgaTACACCGCTACTGTAGTATGCATGCAGCATTGTCCATTCAATTTAGGCCCTGATACCAGTCCCCAGCAATTATTCTTGGTAATAGGTTTGTGTTTGTCACAGTTTTAGTTTTAAATTTGCAAGTCATCACCAATAAGGCAAACAAAGCAAGTACTGTACCTAACAAGTGAAGAGTCACCACTCATAACTTCTCCAAGCTGTAATTATGCTAGTAATGCTTTCAAGGGTGTTGTCAATGTCATCAGATCATCACTGGAGTATTTAACTATATAATTATGTTTTGTTACAAAAGGAACCATATGATTTGTCAATTCATATATATTCATATTTCCTTAAACTTAACGATAAGTATACTAGCTAATctccattttactaccctgaacAAAGTTGGTGGTTCACATTACCCCCTGATCTATTTTTCGGTTCACTTACCCCCCTAAACAATCCCATACCGGACAAAAAaaaaatccctgggtggtttttctGGACTTGCAGCTGACGTGGTGCTGGTCAATGGTGGTTTTGACCTGcgggtgggtcccacttgtcagttttttaaaaaaaatctaagaAATATAAAAGAAGTACTGTACCTGGGCCTTACCTCTTGTAAATTTTGGCCCAGCCCAACCCAGCGAGGGGCTGGGTCGTCTTCAACCGCCGGCGCTGCTCGTTGAAAGCACGCTGCCAGGGGTAGCCGTTTGCATCTACGCGGCCAACATCCACTCCTCGTCAGCAAACCTTGTCTACGAGGGCCTCCTTGCCCTAGAAAGCTCAAATGCCGACTCAATCGATGGATGACGCCCAAAATCGACTGAATCGAGCTCATCTTCCTCACTTCCGACCATCAGTCGCCGCCATCAATCTGTTGCCTCTCGAGTCTCCCCAACCTTTGTGACCTTGCCGCGAGATCCATGTGGTGCCGCCGATCTTCCAGACACGTCGTTGATGAGCGCCTCTTCGTCCAACCCCCTTCCCACGATGCCTCACTCCGTCGACCGCAAGCGAGGTCCATGCCCTCGCCATGGGCCCTCCCCACCCCATTCTACTGCTCTGGCATGCTCACGGTCAGCGCCTAATGCCGGCGCACCCCTCTCCCCTCTTCCATGTGCCTTGTAGTGCCCTGCCACCTAGCTTCGAACGGCTCCGTCGCTGTCCTCGGCCATACCTGAGGGTCTGACCGTCCCCGCTCGCGCTACCACCCCCATTCTACGCGGAGCGAGCCCAGGAGCGCGCAGGACGAATCCACCGGCCATTTGCTTGCCGGAACAGAGCTCCCACGCCCTATGCTGTGACGTATGCTCACCGAGGGCCTTAACGCCGGTGGTTAGATTAGGATCAGTGTTAGGTTATGCTAGTCTTGGGTCACTGATCACAGCCCCCCATCTAATTAACTCTTGTGTTTAATCACCAAGCCAATGACGTGTGGACCCCTGGTCAGTTTGACTAGTCAGTGCTGACTTTTTTAACAGGTGGGCCCCTCTCTCACTGGTCAAATACCGCTTTGACCTTGGGGAAAACCATCCAGGGACTGATTTTGTCCGGTATGAGATTGTTTAGGGGGTGAAAGGAGCAGAAAAAAAGATCAGGGGGTTATGTGAACCAACTTTGTTCAGGatagtaaaatggacttttttctaAAAAGTTACCATTCTGTTCAGTAAAGAACTATCGAAGCTATTACTCCGTTTGAATAGTTCTTTGAACTTCAGTTGTCACAATATATTATGACATTTTGCAGAAGATTTATTTTACTCGTAATGTAGTCATATAAATTTGTCTGAACTATCTAACTATTTGACTGTACCCTTTTTCTGATGTGTCAGAAAATTGTGACCAAACGAAGTACATAGTTGTTATTACAATGTACTCCTCCGTTCATAAGATGTTTTGGatctttcaatatggactacatacgggtgAAAtgtgtgaacaaacacactaaaacatgtcATACATCCaatttataaaaaagttagaatatcttataatagtgaacggagggagtaactattATTTTGTATTGAGTATGTACCCTCTTAATGGGTTTGCTGATTGCCTATACCAGATGGGGCTTGTGAGCTAAGACAAACTTGCTTTAGTTTAGGTTATATTAAAGTACAGTTTGTTGGATCAAACGGTCAGCTTTACTGAGCAAAATCGCACTACATGGAATTGACCAGACTAGAGCAGGTTCTGTCTGTAATCAGACAAGATTCACACAGCGTTCAGTTGATTAAACTAAAATATTACTTTGTAAGCATGAATAAAAGAATAAGGTGATGATGTGACGTGGTTGTTCTTGATGTTGTGGGTAACTGGGTGTTGGATACTCCCT from Triticum dicoccoides isolate Atlit2015 ecotype Zavitan chromosome 6A, WEW_v2.0, whole genome shotgun sequence encodes:
- the LOC119316330 gene encoding translation initiation factor IF-2-like, giving the protein MDSLLATYASSDEDADESIPTPAPATRRSEASGKPAGSIFSALPQPKSAPIFSSLPAPKSAPTFSSIPPPKSSASSGNPKRVVQFRPPPIRQTTGVSSDEEDDAEKRRPSASEAPPPPSAGSGPVSSFLPAPRHSLGFGSGAARRSAVDTAGPERSNLGAAGPSSSAVNRGAPERSDTGPADEDDPEESSDEDGMPAPEQQQEQQDLGAGAGDVQHQGYDAGVGNANGYEGYAWDPNYYAYYGLDPNSNLNYGAEPQYGAYGVEQGGGYANGYGGEHSGGYEHSTAPPCGGEYTGGYSAEAVAMAAPPMPEPALPPELGRIGVKRGSRDMPMEIIEVNQAELVKNRPREDKSKLTGMAFGPSYQAAPSGKGKPSKLQKRKHQIGSLFYDLKQKEMELTERRAKGFLTKAETQAKYGW
- the LOC119316329 gene encoding B-box zinc finger protein 32-like → MAGDRCEGAIAGCELCGGVAAVHCAADSAFLCVPCDAKVHGANFLASRHLRRRLVHAAADEDAGSAGSGSGSESSSSSSCVSTADSCAAASAATRAAGRRRAGCKHRRARAEVVLEGWAKRMGLAAGTARRRAARAAGALRALGRGVSASRVPLRVAMAAALWSEVAGSGCAEAALLRRLEASSHVPARLVVTVASWMARTAVRAPAPAPAEEGWAECS